From the Drosophila willistoni isolate 14030-0811.24 chromosome 2L unlocalized genomic scaffold, UCI_dwil_1.1 Seg168, whole genome shotgun sequence genome, the window ACAAGTCAATGGGTAAAGTTTCTTAACTTCCGTATTTAATGTAATGTTTgtaattttaagaaattacATTGTAGGATATagtcttttttttctcaaatgGAATTTGTAAAAATCTTTACGAAAAATTGTAAACTCGAATGGAAACAAaaaagtatgtacatatatgtatgtatatacataaatatatatgacaAGGCTTTTCTGATCATAAGAAAAAGTAACATTTCTTGTTacgaatttattttatttagtttgaAAAACTTCGAAACATATATTTTGCTACATATTTTGTATCTCTaggaatttaaaaaatgtgaAGCCTTAAATTAtgctaaaaataattatatttttagctTTTTCAGGCTCTGATGAGCTGGTAACACTGAATTGGCAATCCGAAACAGTTGGCAGCACTTTTTGGGgaattctttcttttttcgtttcggCGTCGTTGCGGTGTGCTTAACGCTGGTTTTGTCTGGACCGTTTTTTATTTGTGAAGGTAAGgctataaaacaaatttttatatacgACGAATCGAATGAATTGCACATATACATCAAAATGTCTTTGATCGCAAAGTATGTACAGAGAAAAAGATAATTGTCTTACCGATGAATTTGGGCTTTGGGCAAACACGTGTTTTGTGAGAAAGTGTGGGAATTTTGCACATACGCATATGTataacatatgtacatatacatatatgtatgtatgtatgtacatctgTGTAGTACATAATACCAGAATGGCGTATTACTTTATTAAATGTAGTTCTACCCCACCCATGTGCTTAGGAAAATTATTGAATGAAAAAACATGTATTTTCAGGAATCAACTGCATTTACTGAATAGAAAATGGACGCTTCAACAGAAGGAAGTCTTGAGACTGAGTCCAACAATACTGAAGTTGATGATGACAAATCCAATTCTGATTGTCAATCGATGTAAGTAGTCATTGCAAATTTTATAACTCGCATTGGAATTAATAGAGTTCATGTTGGGAAAGGCCCGGTTACATGAGTTCCGTGCTGCGGCGACAGTATTTGCAAGAGATGGTCAAGGCACTGCCAGCGCCGGTTCAAAACAGATTGGTTGCTTTGAAAAATTTGCAATTGGAACATTTGGAAATTGAAGCTGAATTCTATGAAGAGGTCTATAAGTTGGAGAAAAAGTACCAGCTGAAATATCAACCCTTGTTTGATAAGCGCACTGAAATTGTCAAAGGTACCGTAGACCCACCCAAGGAGGAACCCAAGTGGAAAGAACCCGAAGATGCTGCCATGGAAGGCGAGGTTGATCAATTCAGTGATGCACTTAAAGAAGTCAAAGCTATACCTCAAGATGCCAAGGGTATTCCTGGGTTCTGGCTAACAGTGTTCCGTAATACTGCAATTTTGTCCGAAATGATCCAGACGCATGACGAGCCTGCTCTGCGCAAACTTTTGGATATAGTTGTTAAATATGATGACGATGTGAGTAGTTAAAAAGTTTATGAATAATTATATTATCATTATTACTTATTATCGATCTGTTTTACAGCATTCATATACCCTTGAGTTCCATTTCGATAAGAACGAATACTTCTCGAATACAGTTCTTTCCAAACAATACTTCTTAAAGTCAACCGTCGATCCAGAGGATCCATTCGCATTTGAGGGTCCCGAAATTTACAAGTGCACGGTATGATAAATAATTCGAATTTCAGTTTCAACAGCAGTTTCTCATATTAATTACTTCATTTAGGGATGCACAATCAACTGGGAGAAGAAAATGAATTTGACTGTGAAGACCATTCGGAAGAAGCAGAAGCATAAGGAGCGCGGCGCCGTCCGTACCATTGTCAAACAGGTTCCAACAGACTCTTTCTTCAATTTCTTTAACCCTCCAGCAGCTCCAACTGGAAAGGAAGAAATTGATGACGACTCCAATCAGGTATGAAAAGATACAATTTCTTATTAAGTCTGGTCGTTTACCTttcggtttttatttttgtatatatagatcTTGGCAACAGATTTCGAAATTGGGCACTTTTTGCGTGCCAGAGTTATTCCAAAAGCAGTGCTTTATTATACCGGTGACATTGTcgatgatgaggatgacgaGGACGAAGAGGAGGACTACGATGAGAATGAAGATGACGAATATGATTCTGATGAGGCACCAAAGGCCCAAAAGAAAGCCCAAAATAAGAAACAGTCGCCTAATGATTGTCCAAACCAGTAGATACTATACACAGATATTATGTACAACATACACataattcaaatataatttgaaatatatttttggtgaATTAACAAtttcaagaaaaataaaatcaattat encodes:
- the LOC6640937 gene encoding nucleosome assembly protein 1-like 1; its protein translation is MDASTEGSLETESNNTEVDDDKSNSDCQSMPGYMSSVLRRQYLQEMVKALPAPVQNRLVALKNLQLEHLEIEAEFYEEVYKLEKKYQLKYQPLFDKRTEIVKGTVDPPKEEPKWKEPEDAAMEGEVDQFSDALKEVKAIPQDAKGIPGFWLTVFRNTAILSEMIQTHDEPALRKLLDIVVKYDDDHSYTLEFHFDKNEYFSNTVLSKQYFLKSTVDPEDPFAFEGPEIYKCTGCTINWEKKMNLTVKTIRKKQKHKERGAVRTIVKQVPTDSFFNFFNPPAAPTGKEEIDDDSNQILATDFEIGHFLRARVIPKAVLYYTGDIVDDEDDEDEEEDYDENEDDEYDSDEAPKAQKKAQNKKQSPNDCPNQ